The following proteins are encoded in a genomic region of Synechococcus sp. ROS8604:
- a CDS encoding heme A synthase, whose protein sequence is MTSSATVPIRLRLAQLAAHLVVALIALVVIGGATRVMEAGLACPDWPLCYGSLLPGRQMNLKVFLEWFHRLDAFVVGVALLVQLGAAWFWRKELPRWFLPLSFLLVLLVVLQGGLGALTVLQLLPSSVVTAHLVLALTLVIVMSGLTQRLLHTGSKDAAAPRWWPFLGGISLAAVSGQCLLGGRMASSWAAQRCLQEGQSCQWLHWHRSAATPAAICVLLFVATALIAGGWARQQWPLLITATLLVSTQIGLGVLTLRLGLSQPAVTVGHQLVACLLVAVLAALTWRRPSAPDSPLTIARDSSTLEPCHG, encoded by the coding sequence TTGACTTCATCGGCAACAGTTCCGATTCGTTTGCGCCTGGCGCAACTCGCAGCTCACCTGGTCGTGGCTCTGATTGCTCTAGTGGTGATTGGAGGAGCAACCCGTGTCATGGAGGCCGGGCTGGCCTGTCCTGATTGGCCTCTCTGTTACGGGAGCCTTCTTCCTGGACGCCAGATGAACCTCAAGGTGTTCTTGGAGTGGTTCCACCGCCTAGATGCCTTTGTTGTAGGCGTCGCCCTGCTCGTCCAGCTCGGTGCCGCCTGGTTCTGGAGGAAGGAATTGCCGCGTTGGTTCCTGCCTCTGTCCTTCCTTTTGGTCCTGTTAGTGGTTCTTCAGGGAGGCCTCGGGGCCCTAACCGTGCTTCAACTGCTCCCCTCATCGGTGGTGACAGCCCATCTCGTTCTGGCGTTGACCCTGGTCATCGTGATGAGCGGACTCACCCAAAGGCTGCTGCACACCGGATCGAAAGATGCTGCCGCCCCTCGCTGGTGGCCCTTTCTTGGCGGAATCAGCCTGGCAGCCGTTTCAGGCCAATGCCTGCTCGGAGGGCGGATGGCCAGCTCATGGGCGGCCCAACGTTGCTTGCAGGAAGGTCAGTCCTGCCAATGGCTTCATTGGCATCGCAGTGCCGCAACCCCAGCTGCGATTTGCGTCCTGCTTTTCGTTGCAACAGCTCTGATCGCCGGCGGCTGGGCTCGTCAGCAATGGCCCCTCCTGATCACAGCCACCCTGCTGGTCTCAACCCAAATCGGTTTGGGAGTTCTCACCTTGCGGCTTGGTCTGAGCCAGCCAGCGGTGACGGTGGGTCATCAACTCGTTGCCTGTCTGCTCGTGGCCGTCCTCGCGGCTCTCACCTGGAGACGCCCGTCAGCACCCGACTCCCCTCTCACGATCGCTCGCGATTCTTCAACCCTGGAGCCCTGTCATGGCTAG
- a CDS encoding cytochrome c oxidase subunit II, with product MPIPSAILTLVLGMILVLGGLWIGQNINLLPVDASVNAPIYDELFRVLFSIGTILFVGIVGLVVFSLVRFRRKAGQIGDGIALEGNLPLEIFWTAVPAIVVLFVGLFSYDIYERMGGMVPLGHGGHGDSQATEERVWGGIGTAGAMQASSEMAGAPLPVEVTAMQFAFLFHYPEGDIISGELHVPSGRPVSLKMEAKDVIHAFWVPEFRLKQDIIPGQPTLLNFTPTRPGRYPVVCAELCGPYHGGMRSTVVVESADDYDAWFQANRKLPVSEA from the coding sequence GTGCCTATCCCCTCGGCGATTCTCACTCTTGTGCTGGGAATGATCCTTGTGCTGGGTGGATTGTGGATTGGCCAAAACATCAACCTTCTTCCTGTTGATGCCAGCGTCAATGCACCCATTTACGACGAACTGTTTCGTGTTCTGTTCAGCATCGGTACAATTTTGTTTGTGGGAATCGTTGGGCTGGTGGTATTCAGCCTTGTTCGTTTCCGCCGCAAAGCTGGACAGATTGGTGACGGGATTGCACTGGAAGGCAATTTGCCGCTGGAGATTTTTTGGACGGCTGTCCCAGCCATCGTTGTCCTGTTCGTGGGTTTATTCAGCTACGACATCTACGAACGAATGGGGGGAATGGTTCCCCTTGGACATGGGGGCCACGGTGACTCTCAAGCCACAGAAGAAAGGGTTTGGGGAGGAATTGGCACAGCAGGGGCAATGCAAGCGAGTTCTGAAATGGCTGGAGCGCCTCTTCCTGTTGAGGTCACGGCGATGCAATTTGCCTTCCTCTTCCACTATCCCGAAGGCGACATTATCTCTGGAGAATTGCATGTTCCATCAGGACGACCTGTTTCATTGAAAATGGAGGCTAAAGATGTGATCCATGCATTCTGGGTTCCAGAATTCAGGCTCAAGCAGGACATCATTCCAGGCCAGCCAACCTTGCTCAATTTCACTCCCACCCGTCCAGGGCGTTACCCAGTGGTTTGCGCAGAACTTTGCGGCCCCTATCACGGTGGAATGCGCTCCACAGTGGTGGTTGAGTCGGCCGACGACTACGACGCCTGGTTCCAAGCCAATCGCAAGCTCCCTGTATCTGAGGCATGA
- a CDS encoding heme o synthase, with product MPPSLTRDEVVPSRKRIKLPPWLEVAKPRLIPLLLATTLGGMALTEGWPLSSPRLACTLGGGALAAAAAGVLNCLWEQELDGRMLRTSGRALPSGRLSPSAAFVGAVSCTLAAAALLVSGVNCLAAGLSLLGLCSYVLLYTALLKPRTTQNIVVGGVAGAIPPLVGAAAATGHIGLSGWWLFALVMVWTPAHFWALALLLHDDYRAVGIPMLPVVKGPLVTTRAIRRYGWATILLSFLGIWALPEGGALYGLLILPFNGRLLQMVERLAAEPNNRDRAKGLFRWSILYLFGICLLLVMSRMSGSAQFDLEVRTVVDILAGGFLPVAS from the coding sequence ATGCCCCCATCCCTCACCAGGGATGAGGTGGTGCCATCTCGCAAGAGAATCAAACTACCCCCCTGGCTTGAGGTTGCCAAACCGAGGCTGATCCCACTCCTGCTCGCCACCACCTTGGGAGGAATGGCTCTCACCGAAGGCTGGCCCCTCTCATCACCACGGCTGGCCTGCACCCTTGGTGGTGGTGCATTGGCCGCTGCCGCCGCTGGCGTTCTCAACTGTTTGTGGGAGCAGGAGCTGGATGGACGCATGCTGCGCACGAGCGGCCGAGCCCTTCCCTCTGGGCGGTTGTCTCCATCCGCGGCCTTTGTTGGTGCGGTGTCCTGCACGCTTGCTGCAGCGGCGCTTCTCGTCAGTGGCGTGAACTGTCTTGCAGCTGGACTGTCTCTCCTAGGACTCTGCAGCTATGTCCTGCTTTACACCGCGCTTCTGAAGCCCCGCACCACGCAAAACATTGTGGTTGGCGGTGTTGCTGGTGCCATCCCACCCCTGGTCGGAGCGGCTGCAGCAACAGGCCACATAGGCCTGAGCGGATGGTGGCTGTTCGCGCTTGTGATGGTGTGGACTCCTGCCCATTTCTGGGCACTTGCCCTGCTTTTGCATGACGACTATCGAGCCGTCGGCATTCCCATGCTCCCTGTCGTCAAGGGACCATTGGTCACCACGAGGGCGATTCGACGCTATGGATGGGCCACCATATTGCTCAGCTTTTTGGGCATTTGGGCCCTACCGGAAGGTGGTGCCTTGTATGGGCTCTTGATCCTTCCCTTCAACGGTCGCCTTCTGCAGATGGTGGAGCGTCTGGCTGCGGAACCCAACAACCGAGATCGCGCCAAGGGATTGTTTCGTTGGTCAATCCTTTATTTGTTCGGAATCTGTTTGTTGCTTGTC
- the ctaD gene encoding cytochrome c oxidase subunit I, translating into MTLTLPQQSKPPSLQPTGWLRYLSFSVDHKVIGLQYLVCGFAFYLIGGALAGAIRTELTSPVADFMPRDVYNQVLTLHGTVMIFLWIVPVVNGAFGNYLIPFYVGARDMAFPRLNAVAFWLIPPAGLLLITSYFITGAAQSGWTAYPPLSLTTPASGQIIWILSVLLLGGSSIFGGINFIATILKLRRPGLKLMQLPMYCWAMLGTSILVVLSTPVLAGTLILLSFDIVAHTGFFNPGMGGNVVVYQHLFWFYSHPAVYIMVLPAFGLVSEILPIHCRKPLFGYTTMVYSIMAIVVLGLVVWAHHMFTSGTPPWMRLFFTIATAFIAVPTGIKFFNWLATLWGGKISLNSAVLFSCGFIINFVLGGITGVALAQVPFDVHVHDTYFVVAHFHYIVYGGSVFVIFASVYHWFPKVTGRMLDENLGRFHFLLTFIGFNLCFAPQHWLGLNGMPRRVAEYDPQFAFVNQISSVGALLMALSTLPFLWNVFVSARSGQIAGDNPWRALTPEWLTSSPPPVENWKGEPPLVTHPYGYGIPADKIDLKDASGSDLWSSGR; encoded by the coding sequence ATGACACTTACTCTTCCCCAGCAAAGCAAACCCCCCTCCTTGCAACCAACTGGGTGGCTTCGCTACCTCAGTTTTAGCGTCGATCACAAAGTGATCGGGCTTCAATATTTGGTGTGTGGCTTTGCTTTTTACCTGATTGGTGGTGCCCTGGCTGGCGCTATTCGCACAGAGCTGACAAGCCCGGTAGCTGATTTTATGCCCCGGGATGTTTACAACCAGGTCCTGACCCTGCACGGCACTGTGATGATCTTTCTCTGGATCGTCCCGGTGGTGAATGGTGCATTTGGCAATTATCTGATTCCGTTCTATGTGGGGGCCAGGGACATGGCTTTCCCAAGGCTGAATGCTGTTGCTTTTTGGTTGATTCCCCCTGCTGGTCTACTTCTGATCACCAGTTACTTTATTACCGGCGCGGCACAGTCAGGCTGGACAGCTTATCCACCCCTCAGTCTGACGACTCCTGCGAGTGGACAGATTATTTGGATCCTGAGCGTTCTATTGCTTGGTGGAAGTTCCATCTTTGGCGGAATTAATTTCATTGCCACCATTCTGAAATTGCGTCGGCCTGGATTGAAGCTGATGCAATTGCCGATGTACTGCTGGGCAATGCTTGGAACGAGCATTCTCGTTGTTTTATCCACGCCCGTTCTCGCAGGTACCTTGATTCTTCTGAGCTTCGATATCGTTGCTCATACGGGATTCTTTAATCCAGGCATGGGTGGAAACGTTGTTGTTTATCAACACCTCTTCTGGTTTTATTCGCATCCAGCCGTCTACATTATGGTGTTGCCGGCCTTTGGTTTGGTGAGTGAAATCCTTCCGATTCATTGCCGGAAGCCTCTTTTTGGGTACACCACGATGGTGTATTCGATTATGGCAATCGTGGTTCTTGGGCTTGTTGTTTGGGCCCATCACATGTTTACCAGCGGCACGCCTCCATGGATGCGCCTGTTTTTCACCATTGCCACGGCCTTTATTGCCGTTCCCACCGGAATTAAATTCTTTAACTGGTTAGCCACTTTGTGGGGAGGAAAAATCAGTCTTAATAGCGCTGTTCTGTTCTCTTGCGGTTTTATTATCAACTTTGTGTTGGGCGGGATTACTGGTGTAGCGCTTGCGCAAGTGCCTTTTGACGTTCATGTTCATGACACCTATTTCGTAGTCGCTCACTTCCACTACATTGTCTATGGGGGTTCGGTTTTTGTGATCTTCGCGTCTGTGTATCACTGGTTTCCAAAAGTCACGGGGAGGATGCTGGATGAAAATCTCGGACGTTTTCATTTCTTGTTGACGTTTATTGGATTCAATCTTTGCTTTGCTCCCCAGCATTGGCTTGGTCTCAACGGCATGCCTAGGCGTGTTGCTGAATACGACCCCCAATTTGCGTTTGTGAATCAGATCAGCAGTGTTGGCGCCCTGCTGATGGCCCTCAGCACCTTGCCCTTCCTTTGGAACGTGTTCGTGAGTGCACGCTCAGGCCAAATTGCTGGAGACAACCCTTGGCGAGCCTTAACCCCTGAATGGTTGACCAGCTCTCCGCCTCCTGTAGAGAACTGGAAAGGTGAGCCTCCTTTGGTCACTCACCCCTATGGATATGGAATCCCAGCGGACAAGATCGACTTGAAAGACGCCAGTGGCAGTGATTTATGGAGCAGCGGCCGATGA
- a CDS encoding bifunctional nuclease family protein gives MVEMSVIGIALDAASRSPIVLLRDPSRRRQVPIWIDQAQAHNIMAGLNGEPSPRPLSHDLMVSLLAAGELHLERVIIHAIEDSTFRAVLKLSHDAPVDEMEDSADYEPIEEQQTGDDLLNIDARPSDAIALAIRTGSSIWMLEEVVAEASIAVDAEADAEDRTEFRRFLDQVSPAAMVRHLQSRQPKDEETNEDTPLE, from the coding sequence ATGGTGGAAATGAGCGTGATCGGCATTGCGCTAGATGCCGCCAGTCGCAGTCCGATCGTTTTGCTTCGCGATCCATCTCGACGGCGCCAAGTGCCGATCTGGATCGATCAGGCCCAGGCCCACAACATCATGGCTGGATTGAATGGAGAGCCCTCACCTCGCCCCTTAAGCCATGACTTGATGGTGAGCTTGTTGGCTGCCGGTGAGCTGCACCTCGAACGGGTCATCATCCATGCGATTGAAGACAGCACCTTTCGCGCTGTGTTGAAACTCAGCCACGACGCACCAGTCGATGAGATGGAAGATTCCGCAGACTATGAGCCGATCGAGGAGCAGCAGACAGGGGACGATCTCCTGAACATCGATGCCAGGCCCAGTGATGCCATTGCGCTTGCCATCCGCACTGGCAGCAGCATTTGGATGTTGGAGGAAGTCGTTGCTGAAGCCTCGATCGCTGTGGATGCAGAAGCGGATGCAGAGGATCGCACCGAGTTTCGTCGATTTTTAGATCAGGTCAGCCCTGCCGCCATGGTCCGCCACCTGCAGTCCAGACAACCCAAGGACGAGGAAACAAACGAGGACACTCCTCTGGAATGA
- a CDS encoding HdeD family acid-resistance protein, with translation MTADDRPDSLGTFKAFAIAEGILLMILGVIALIFPVLASVWVTGVIAVVFLVGGVVGWISNLARSKRMGRWICFWRLVVSTLFIVAGASMLSSFDSAAALKDQVISLSLVVGIVFLVEGVVAFFNGLSHSNRPGAGWAVANGVITFILGLLIVTLNSWNLVWVLGMLVGISLLFSGIDLIAFSSTIHNDQDPPAAA, from the coding sequence ATGACCGCTGACGATCGTCCCGATTCCCTCGGGACTTTTAAAGCTTTCGCCATCGCCGAAGGCATTCTGCTGATGATCTTAGGAGTGATTGCCCTGATTTTTCCGGTGCTTGCATCCGTATGGGTCACCGGAGTGATCGCCGTTGTCTTTCTCGTTGGAGGTGTCGTGGGGTGGATCAGCAATCTGGCCCGTTCCAAACGCATGGGCCGCTGGATTTGCTTTTGGCGATTAGTGGTTTCAACCTTGTTCATCGTTGCGGGTGCATCGATGCTCAGCAGTTTCGACAGCGCTGCAGCGCTTAAGGATCAAGTCATCTCCCTATCACTAGTGGTAGGGATCGTGTTTCTTGTTGAGGGTGTGGTGGCCTTTTTCAACGGCCTTTCTCATAGCAACCGTCCTGGAGCGGGCTGGGCCGTGGCCAACGGCGTGATCACCTTCATTCTTGGTCTGTTGATCGTGACGCTGAATTCCTGGAACTTGGTTTGGGTGCTGGGAATGCTCGTGGGGATCAGCTTGCTTTTCAGCGGCATTGATCTGATTGCCTTTAGCTCAACCATTCACAACGATCAAGATCCACCAGCTGCTGCGTGA
- a CDS encoding AbrB family transcriptional regulator encodes MLTGQELLNRARSLSNRSEDEIARGCGYVGPSGRVLRKGFYKALVEAKGYKLPSSSSGGGGGTRGRQAEFKTRVHGNGNLLIGHACTRRLGLEPGQEFRIELRQDSRSIWLLPMNNEELKVAEVSADQAAKKDPG; translated from the coding sequence ATGCTCACTGGCCAGGAATTGCTGAACAGGGCCCGGTCACTCAGCAATCGCTCTGAAGACGAAATTGCCCGTGGATGCGGGTATGTCGGCCCCAGTGGTCGAGTTCTACGCAAGGGCTTTTACAAAGCCCTAGTGGAAGCGAAGGGCTACAAGCTTCCCTCCTCCAGTTCTGGTGGTGGGGGTGGAACGAGAGGTCGCCAAGCCGAATTCAAGACCCGGGTTCATGGCAATGGAAATCTGCTGATCGGTCATGCCTGCACCCGTCGCCTTGGCCTAGAGCCCGGCCAAGAGTTTCGGATTGAATTGCGTCAAGACTCCCGTTCCATCTGGCTACTGCCAATGAACAACGAGGAGCTCAAGGTTGCAGAGGTGAGTGCTGATCAAGCTGCAAAAAAAGACCCAGGTTGA
- a CDS encoding ABC transporter substrate-binding protein, giving the protein MIGPSAQPVSFRRRQLLQAGLIAGLSWLTGCARSNDSPLLRAPRKSLPALWQKQLKAPWRIADLEAINSSAPPWLSSTDLLTIGDGWLSRLDPGSFQAIDAAPLQAQLGPASERFLSELPSDWKGKIFPVGVSPWVMLFRGEPALKRQAANSWDVLLQPELKGNVLLPSSPRLVMSLAEHMQSPDALRSLKQAAISFDDRHALNWLLQGDAQVAVLPLQRCMAALLRDQRLHAVLPAQGAPLNWTVMLRPRSSKEPLPQDWVEKAWEEPLLSRMLSAGWVPPLARSQLSTAMSRVPKRLRTLVLPSEEIWQRCWNLAPLDPSEQEALKAKWQALTP; this is encoded by the coding sequence ATGATCGGCCCATCTGCTCAGCCCGTTTCCTTTCGCCGGCGACAGCTGCTTCAGGCCGGCTTGATTGCCGGACTCTCCTGGCTCACAGGCTGTGCGCGGTCGAATGATTCGCCTCTCTTGCGGGCCCCGAGGAAGAGCCTGCCTGCCCTGTGGCAAAAGCAACTCAAGGCGCCCTGGCGCATTGCAGACCTGGAAGCGATCAACAGCTCCGCCCCCCCGTGGCTGTCGTCCACCGATCTGCTCACCATTGGGGATGGTTGGTTATCACGTCTGGATCCGGGATCGTTTCAAGCCATTGATGCCGCCCCTCTTCAAGCGCAATTAGGACCGGCATCAGAGCGGTTTCTGTCTGAATTACCTAGCGACTGGAAAGGCAAAATTTTTCCGGTGGGCGTCAGCCCCTGGGTGATGCTGTTTCGAGGAGAGCCAGCCCTCAAACGCCAAGCAGCCAACAGCTGGGATGTTCTGCTCCAGCCTGAACTGAAAGGCAACGTTCTGTTGCCGTCGAGCCCGCGGCTGGTGATGTCGCTGGCAGAGCACATGCAGAGCCCTGATGCCCTCCGAAGCCTCAAACAGGCAGCGATCAGTTTTGATGATCGCCATGCCCTCAACTGGTTGCTGCAAGGCGATGCACAAGTGGCCGTGCTGCCTCTCCAACGCTGCATGGCAGCACTGCTTCGGGATCAAAGGCTGCATGCAGTGCTGCCTGCGCAGGGTGCGCCCCTGAACTGGACCGTGATGCTGCGCCCTCGTTCAAGCAAAGAGCCCCTCCCTCAGGACTGGGTCGAGAAGGCCTGGGAAGAGCCACTGCTGAGTCGGATGCTCTCGGCAGGCTGGGTTCCGCCCCTGGCTCGTTCCCAACTCAGCACTGCCATGTCGCGGGTGCCAAAACGGCTTCGCACCCTGGTTCTTCCCTCCGAGGAGATCTGGCAACGCTGCTGGAATCTTGCCCCTCTGGATCCGTCAGAACAGGAGGCGTTGAAAGCCAAGTGGCAGGCCTTAACCCCATAG
- a CDS encoding riboflavin synthase, with protein MFTGLVQAVGRIERRGSGLVVSGCNPFAPLQLGDSVAVDGVCLTVAALVGDGFLANVSEETLQRSTLGRKASTGGAVNLEPALRLSDRLGGHLVSGHVDSIGEVLAIEALSQSWNLELRWRDAAYGRYICEKASVAVNGISLTVAGCSDAGARFWIAVIPHTWMATALRDLAPGDEVNLEIDLLARYTERLLDHSREGTPSAGGKHSSMSAEWLAAHGWS; from the coding sequence ATGTTCACGGGTCTGGTGCAAGCTGTTGGTCGGATTGAGCGCCGCGGCAGTGGCCTCGTCGTGAGTGGCTGCAATCCATTCGCGCCCCTGCAGCTTGGAGACAGCGTCGCCGTTGATGGCGTCTGTCTCACGGTGGCGGCACTGGTGGGCGATGGGTTTCTTGCCAATGTCAGCGAAGAAACGCTGCAACGAAGCACCCTCGGACGCAAGGCCTCAACAGGCGGGGCGGTCAATTTGGAGCCAGCCCTACGCCTGTCCGATCGCCTTGGCGGGCATCTGGTGAGTGGTCATGTCGACAGCATCGGCGAGGTGCTGGCCATCGAAGCCCTCAGCCAATCCTGGAATCTCGAGTTGCGCTGGAGAGATGCCGCCTATGGCCGCTACATCTGTGAGAAAGCCAGTGTGGCCGTGAATGGCATCAGCCTCACGGTGGCAGGGTGTTCGGATGCAGGCGCACGATTTTGGATCGCCGTGATTCCTCACACCTGGATGGCCACAGCCTTGCGCGATCTCGCACCCGGGGATGAGGTGAATTTAGAAATCGATCTGCTTGCTCGCTACACGGAACGCCTGCTCGACCACTCGCGGGAAGGCACTCCATCCGCCGGGGGCAAACACAGTTCTATGAGCGCTGAGTGGCTCGCCGCCCACGGTTGGAGCTGA
- a CDS encoding aldo/keto reductase, protein MTTEPLDGAGIRRAFGTGPAVSLFTLGTMRALQDRAQMLAVLRAAHAAGINHLETAPAYGPAETFLGQALDQLAQEGIVPEGGWLITSKLLPGLSLEQGKRALSACLERLGRPFLHGLAVHGLNREKHLHWAVEGEGARLLDWALRSGLVGQVGFSSHGSNALIARAISTGRFRFCSLHLHLLDPARLPLALEALDAGMGVMAISPADKGGRLQAPSSRLKADCQPWDPLALAYRYLLAAGISTLTVGASRPSDLNLAASMASSDGALTPAEQTAVIRLEQLRQQRLGDTLCHQCRACLPCPKEVPIPELLRLRNLRLAHDLQEFTEERYNLIGRAGHWWEEVNAEGCETCGDCLPRCPHQLAIPDLLAETHQLLAAAPRRRLWG, encoded by the coding sequence ATGACCACAGAGCCTTTGGATGGTGCTGGGATTCGTCGTGCGTTTGGTACGGGTCCAGCGGTGAGCTTGTTCACCCTTGGGACGATGCGTGCTTTGCAAGATCGTGCCCAAATGCTTGCCGTCTTGCGGGCAGCCCATGCCGCTGGGATCAATCACTTGGAGACGGCACCCGCCTATGGCCCTGCTGAAACCTTTTTGGGGCAGGCTTTGGATCAGCTGGCTCAGGAAGGGATCGTTCCTGAAGGGGGGTGGTTAATCACCAGCAAACTCCTTCCAGGCCTGTCTTTGGAACAAGGGAAACGCGCCTTATCTGCGTGCCTTGAACGGTTGGGACGCCCCTTTCTGCATGGCTTGGCAGTTCATGGCCTGAATCGAGAGAAACACCTGCATTGGGCGGTTGAAGGAGAGGGAGCAAGGCTCTTGGACTGGGCGTTGAGATCAGGGCTTGTGGGTCAAGTTGGCTTCAGCAGCCATGGCTCCAATGCACTGATCGCTCGTGCGATCTCAACGGGGAGGTTTCGGTTTTGCAGCCTGCATCTCCATCTCTTGGATCCAGCCCGGCTTCCCTTGGCGTTGGAAGCGCTGGATGCAGGGATGGGAGTGATGGCGATCTCCCCCGCCGATAAGGGGGGCCGTTTGCAGGCACCAAGCTCACGGCTGAAGGCCGATTGCCAGCCTTGGGACCCCCTTGCTCTTGCTTACCGCTACCTCTTAGCTGCCGGAATTAGCACCCTGACGGTTGGGGCCAGCCGCCCGAGCGATCTCAACCTGGCCGCCTCCATGGCCAGCAGTGATGGGGCGCTCACCCCTGCAGAGCAGACGGCTGTGATTCGTCTCGAACAGTTGCGGCAGCAGCGGCTTGGAGACACGCTTTGCCATCAATGCCGTGCCTGTCTCCCCTGTCCGAAGGAGGTGCCCATTCCCGAGTTGTTGCGACTGCGCAACCTGCGACTTGCTCACGACCTGCAGGAGTTCACAGAAGAGCGTTACAACTTGATTGGGCGCGCTGGCCACTGGTGGGAGGAGGTCAACGCCGAAGGCTGTGAGACCTGCGGGGATTGCCTGCCCCGTTGTCCCCATCAACTAGCGATTCCTGATCTCTTGGCGGAGACCCATCAGCTCTTGGCCGCGGCCCCTCGACGACGTCTATGGGGTTAA
- a CDS encoding cytochrome c oxidase subunit 3 produces the protein MTSLSPQDQAVEIQEHHEESHPDHRMFGLATFLVADAMTFAGFFAAYLTFKAVNPLLPGAVYELELPLPTLNTILLLVSSATFHRAGVNLRRSEMQRCRSWLLLTAALGLAFLASQMVEYFTLPFGLTDNLYASTFYALTGFHGLHVTLGALMILIVWWQCRTPEGRVSADNHFPLEAAELYWHFVDGIWVVLFVILYLI, from the coding sequence ATGACTTCCCTTTCCCCCCAAGATCAAGCTGTTGAGATTCAGGAGCATCACGAAGAAAGCCATCCCGACCACCGCATGTTTGGCCTAGCCACCTTCTTGGTGGCTGACGCGATGACATTTGCAGGCTTTTTCGCTGCCTATCTCACGTTTAAGGCTGTTAATCCTCTCCTGCCTGGTGCTGTCTATGAGTTGGAACTTCCGCTTCCAACCCTGAACACCATTCTCCTGCTTGTCAGTAGCGCCACCTTCCATCGCGCTGGTGTCAATCTGCGCCGAAGTGAGATGCAACGTTGCAGAAGCTGGTTACTGCTGACGGCAGCTCTGGGCTTGGCCTTTTTGGCGAGTCAGATGGTGGAGTATTTCACCTTGCCATTTGGCTTGACTGACAACCTCTATGCCAGCACTTTCTACGCTCTCACTGGCTTCCATGGGTTGCATGTGACCCTGGGCGCACTGATGATTTTGATCGTGTGGTGGCAATGTCGGACTCCTGAGGGACGCGTCAGCGCTGATAATCACTTTCCCTTGGAAGCCGCAGAGCTCTATTGGCACTTCGTTGACGGCATCTGGGTGGTCTTATTTGTGATTCTCTATCTCATCTGA